One window of Amaranthus tricolor cultivar Red isolate AtriRed21 chromosome 11, ASM2621246v1, whole genome shotgun sequence genomic DNA carries:
- the LOC130826685 gene encoding uncharacterized protein LOC130826685, translating into MTLHGDIDSDRKYYLVDSGYPNTLGYLSPIKHDGIRYHMPQFRFGPPPTGMFEHFNYRHSSLRTTIERCFGMLKNQWKILKNMPSMEIKYQLAIMVSTFTLHNFIRLHQLGIQISSGVNIEPRSDTNMFNTEHKNEMDRIQLNIANDIWASIQREAETS; encoded by the exons ATGACTTTACATGGTGATATTGACAGTGACA gaaaatactatttggtcGATTCCGGATATCCTAACACTCTTGGATACCTCAGTCCAATAAAACATGATGGTATTAGATATCATATGCCTCAGTTTCGTTTTGGTCCACCTCCTACGGGGATGTTTGAACATTTTAATTACAGACACTCATCCTTGCGTACGACAATTGAGAGATGCTTTGGAATGCTAAAAAATCAATGgaagatattaaaaaatatgCCTAGTATGGAGATCAAATATCAGTTGGCTATTATGGTGTCAACATTTACGCTTCATAATTTTATTCGCCTACATCAATTAGGTATCCAAATATCAAGTGGGGTTAACATTGAACCAAGAAGTGATACCAACATGTTTAACACAGAGCACAAgaatgaaatggatagaatccaACTAAATATAGCCAACGATATTTGGGCATCAATTCAAAGAGAAGCAGAAACATCGTag
- the LOC130827639 gene encoding protein IQ-DOMAIN 3 isoform X2: MTPKSHPRSLISSTNKEMGRKGNWFSAMKKALHPDAKEKNNQESGRSKKKWFRKKRRSGTSTTPSESAPTTVSTQPVAAPVVVHPPPTEPPKSSTSETEQTKHAYHVALATAKAAEAAVAAAQAAAEVVRLTATAPPAPGKSQEEIASLKIQTAFRGYMARRTLRALRGLMRLKTMMQGQAIQRQTANTLKSMQALARMQTQVRERRLKMAEENLAHQKQIQQKYAKEQAMELEKSQKNTQQNGEGNWDSSGKTKEQIEAKMQSRHEAAIRRERTLAYAFTHQQAWKASSMSAHTLFMDVNNPHWGWSWLERWLAARPWETATTPDKDLSNDNSPRMNTSKPKNEIKKSYARHLQHHNSEKPIPKQLRPTAGRLSTSSTPSKQTSTARKLKSPSPRKSLWGQDDDARSAVSVHSEQQSRRNSVAGSSVRDDESQASSQTVPSYMAPTESAKCRSRLGGDTKRETSVTPDRVSVCSVKKRASQPASPARSRHSTSSNADAHSVS; the protein is encoded by the exons ATGACCCCCAAATCTCACCCTAG GAGTTTGATTTCATCAACAAACAAAGAGATGGGTAGGAAAGGAAATTGGTTTTCAGCAATGAAAAAAGCCCTCCACCCTGATGCAAAGGAGAAGAACAACCAG GAATCTGGAAGATCCAAAAAGAAATGGTTTAGGAAGAAAAGAAGATCAGGTACTAGCACAACACCATCAGAATCTGCTCCTACAACCGTGTCAACTCAGCCAGTCGCGGCTCCTGTAGTGGTTCATCCTCCCCCGACAGAACCTCCAAAATCGAGCACATCCGAAACAGAACAGACCAAACATGCCTACCATGTGGCACTCGCGACTGCTAAGGCAGCCGAGGCTGCTGTTGCTGCTGCACAGGCTGCTGCAGAAGTCGTTCGTTTGACTGCCACTGCTCCTCCTGCTCCTGGCAAGTCCCAAGAGGAAATCGCTTCCCTTAAGATTCAAACTGCTTTTCGAGGATATATG GCAAGAAGAACATTGCGTGCTTTGCGAGGGTTGATGAGGCTGAAGACAATGATGCAAGGACAAGCGATACAACGCCAGACAGCAAATACTCTAAAATCGATGCAAGCGTTAGCACGCATGCAGACCCAAGTACGCGAGAGAAGACTAAAGATGGCCGAGGAGAATCTAGCTCATCAAAAACAAATTCAACAGAAATATGCAAAAGAGCAAGCCATGGAGCTAGAGAAATCACAA AAAAATACACAGCAAAACGGTGAGGGTAATTGGGATAGCAGCGGAAAGACGAAGGAACAGATCGAAGCAAAGATGCAAAGCAGACATGAAGCCGCGATTAGAAGAGAAAGGACACTAGCATATGCTTTCACTCATCAG CAAGCGTGGAAAGCTTCATCGATGTCTGCACACACATTGTTCATGGACGTCAACAATCCACACTGGGGCTGGAGCTGGTTAGAACGATGGTTAGCTGCTAGACCGTGGGAGACTGCGACTACTCCTGACAAAGACTTAAGCAACGATAATTCCCCTCGAATGAATACATCAAAGCCCAAGAACGAGATCAAAAAATCGTATGCCCGTCATCTCCAACACCACAACAGCGAAAAACCGATCCCTAAACAATTGCGTCCCACTGCAGGGCGCTTGTCGACTTCTAGTACGCCATCAAAGCAAACTAGTACAGCCCGAAAGCTGAAGTCCCCAAGTCCAAGGAAGAGTCTGTGGGGCCAAGATGACGATGCAAGAAGCGCAGTCAGTGTGCATTCAGAACAACAATCGAGGAGGAATAGTGTGGCGGGCTCATCTGTGAGGGACGATGAGAGCCAAGCGAGTTCTCAGACTGTTCCGAGTTATATGGCTCCTACGGAATCTGCAAAGTGTAGATCACGATTAGGAGGCGATACCAAGAGGGAAACGAGTGTCACACCTGACAGAGTCTCGGTTTGTTCTGTTAAGAAAAGGGCTTCTCAGCCTGCTTCTCCTGCTAGATCAAGGCACTCGACTTCCTCAAATGCCGATGCTCATTCCGTCTCGTGA
- the LOC130827639 gene encoding protein IQ-DOMAIN 3 isoform X1, with product MGCSKDFWLCNLRSLISSTNKEMGRKGNWFSAMKKALHPDAKEKNNQESGRSKKKWFRKKRRSGTSTTPSESAPTTVSTQPVAAPVVVHPPPTEPPKSSTSETEQTKHAYHVALATAKAAEAAVAAAQAAAEVVRLTATAPPAPGKSQEEIASLKIQTAFRGYMARRTLRALRGLMRLKTMMQGQAIQRQTANTLKSMQALARMQTQVRERRLKMAEENLAHQKQIQQKYAKEQAMELEKSQKNTQQNGEGNWDSSGKTKEQIEAKMQSRHEAAIRRERTLAYAFTHQQAWKASSMSAHTLFMDVNNPHWGWSWLERWLAARPWETATTPDKDLSNDNSPRMNTSKPKNEIKKSYARHLQHHNSEKPIPKQLRPTAGRLSTSSTPSKQTSTARKLKSPSPRKSLWGQDDDARSAVSVHSEQQSRRNSVAGSSVRDDESQASSQTVPSYMAPTESAKCRSRLGGDTKRETSVTPDRVSVCSVKKRASQPASPARSRHSTSSNADAHSVS from the exons ATGGGTTGCTCAAAAGATTTTTGGCTATGTAATTTaag GAGTTTGATTTCATCAACAAACAAAGAGATGGGTAGGAAAGGAAATTGGTTTTCAGCAATGAAAAAAGCCCTCCACCCTGATGCAAAGGAGAAGAACAACCAG GAATCTGGAAGATCCAAAAAGAAATGGTTTAGGAAGAAAAGAAGATCAGGTACTAGCACAACACCATCAGAATCTGCTCCTACAACCGTGTCAACTCAGCCAGTCGCGGCTCCTGTAGTGGTTCATCCTCCCCCGACAGAACCTCCAAAATCGAGCACATCCGAAACAGAACAGACCAAACATGCCTACCATGTGGCACTCGCGACTGCTAAGGCAGCCGAGGCTGCTGTTGCTGCTGCACAGGCTGCTGCAGAAGTCGTTCGTTTGACTGCCACTGCTCCTCCTGCTCCTGGCAAGTCCCAAGAGGAAATCGCTTCCCTTAAGATTCAAACTGCTTTTCGAGGATATATG GCAAGAAGAACATTGCGTGCTTTGCGAGGGTTGATGAGGCTGAAGACAATGATGCAAGGACAAGCGATACAACGCCAGACAGCAAATACTCTAAAATCGATGCAAGCGTTAGCACGCATGCAGACCCAAGTACGCGAGAGAAGACTAAAGATGGCCGAGGAGAATCTAGCTCATCAAAAACAAATTCAACAGAAATATGCAAAAGAGCAAGCCATGGAGCTAGAGAAATCACAA AAAAATACACAGCAAAACGGTGAGGGTAATTGGGATAGCAGCGGAAAGACGAAGGAACAGATCGAAGCAAAGATGCAAAGCAGACATGAAGCCGCGATTAGAAGAGAAAGGACACTAGCATATGCTTTCACTCATCAG CAAGCGTGGAAAGCTTCATCGATGTCTGCACACACATTGTTCATGGACGTCAACAATCCACACTGGGGCTGGAGCTGGTTAGAACGATGGTTAGCTGCTAGACCGTGGGAGACTGCGACTACTCCTGACAAAGACTTAAGCAACGATAATTCCCCTCGAATGAATACATCAAAGCCCAAGAACGAGATCAAAAAATCGTATGCCCGTCATCTCCAACACCACAACAGCGAAAAACCGATCCCTAAACAATTGCGTCCCACTGCAGGGCGCTTGTCGACTTCTAGTACGCCATCAAAGCAAACTAGTACAGCCCGAAAGCTGAAGTCCCCAAGTCCAAGGAAGAGTCTGTGGGGCCAAGATGACGATGCAAGAAGCGCAGTCAGTGTGCATTCAGAACAACAATCGAGGAGGAATAGTGTGGCGGGCTCATCTGTGAGGGACGATGAGAGCCAAGCGAGTTCTCAGACTGTTCCGAGTTATATGGCTCCTACGGAATCTGCAAAGTGTAGATCACGATTAGGAGGCGATACCAAGAGGGAAACGAGTGTCACACCTGACAGAGTCTCGGTTTGTTCTGTTAAGAAAAGGGCTTCTCAGCCTGCTTCTCCTGCTAGATCAAGGCACTCGACTTCCTCAAATGCCGATGCTCATTCCGTCTCGTGA
- the LOC130827639 gene encoding protein IQ-DOMAIN 3 isoform X3 — MGRKGNWFSAMKKALHPDAKEKNNQESGRSKKKWFRKKRRSGTSTTPSESAPTTVSTQPVAAPVVVHPPPTEPPKSSTSETEQTKHAYHVALATAKAAEAAVAAAQAAAEVVRLTATAPPAPGKSQEEIASLKIQTAFRGYMARRTLRALRGLMRLKTMMQGQAIQRQTANTLKSMQALARMQTQVRERRLKMAEENLAHQKQIQQKYAKEQAMELEKSQKNTQQNGEGNWDSSGKTKEQIEAKMQSRHEAAIRRERTLAYAFTHQQAWKASSMSAHTLFMDVNNPHWGWSWLERWLAARPWETATTPDKDLSNDNSPRMNTSKPKNEIKKSYARHLQHHNSEKPIPKQLRPTAGRLSTSSTPSKQTSTARKLKSPSPRKSLWGQDDDARSAVSVHSEQQSRRNSVAGSSVRDDESQASSQTVPSYMAPTESAKCRSRLGGDTKRETSVTPDRVSVCSVKKRASQPASPARSRHSTSSNADAHSVS, encoded by the exons ATGGGTAGGAAAGGAAATTGGTTTTCAGCAATGAAAAAAGCCCTCCACCCTGATGCAAAGGAGAAGAACAACCAG GAATCTGGAAGATCCAAAAAGAAATGGTTTAGGAAGAAAAGAAGATCAGGTACTAGCACAACACCATCAGAATCTGCTCCTACAACCGTGTCAACTCAGCCAGTCGCGGCTCCTGTAGTGGTTCATCCTCCCCCGACAGAACCTCCAAAATCGAGCACATCCGAAACAGAACAGACCAAACATGCCTACCATGTGGCACTCGCGACTGCTAAGGCAGCCGAGGCTGCTGTTGCTGCTGCACAGGCTGCTGCAGAAGTCGTTCGTTTGACTGCCACTGCTCCTCCTGCTCCTGGCAAGTCCCAAGAGGAAATCGCTTCCCTTAAGATTCAAACTGCTTTTCGAGGATATATG GCAAGAAGAACATTGCGTGCTTTGCGAGGGTTGATGAGGCTGAAGACAATGATGCAAGGACAAGCGATACAACGCCAGACAGCAAATACTCTAAAATCGATGCAAGCGTTAGCACGCATGCAGACCCAAGTACGCGAGAGAAGACTAAAGATGGCCGAGGAGAATCTAGCTCATCAAAAACAAATTCAACAGAAATATGCAAAAGAGCAAGCCATGGAGCTAGAGAAATCACAA AAAAATACACAGCAAAACGGTGAGGGTAATTGGGATAGCAGCGGAAAGACGAAGGAACAGATCGAAGCAAAGATGCAAAGCAGACATGAAGCCGCGATTAGAAGAGAAAGGACACTAGCATATGCTTTCACTCATCAG CAAGCGTGGAAAGCTTCATCGATGTCTGCACACACATTGTTCATGGACGTCAACAATCCACACTGGGGCTGGAGCTGGTTAGAACGATGGTTAGCTGCTAGACCGTGGGAGACTGCGACTACTCCTGACAAAGACTTAAGCAACGATAATTCCCCTCGAATGAATACATCAAAGCCCAAGAACGAGATCAAAAAATCGTATGCCCGTCATCTCCAACACCACAACAGCGAAAAACCGATCCCTAAACAATTGCGTCCCACTGCAGGGCGCTTGTCGACTTCTAGTACGCCATCAAAGCAAACTAGTACAGCCCGAAAGCTGAAGTCCCCAAGTCCAAGGAAGAGTCTGTGGGGCCAAGATGACGATGCAAGAAGCGCAGTCAGTGTGCATTCAGAACAACAATCGAGGAGGAATAGTGTGGCGGGCTCATCTGTGAGGGACGATGAGAGCCAAGCGAGTTCTCAGACTGTTCCGAGTTATATGGCTCCTACGGAATCTGCAAAGTGTAGATCACGATTAGGAGGCGATACCAAGAGGGAAACGAGTGTCACACCTGACAGAGTCTCGGTTTGTTCTGTTAAGAAAAGGGCTTCTCAGCCTGCTTCTCCTGCTAGATCAAGGCACTCGACTTCCTCAAATGCCGATGCTCATTCCGTCTCGTGA
- the LOC130827642 gene encoding mitochondrial import inner membrane translocase subunit TIM14-1: MSAYNSSNSEQSSDMAAPLVAGLCVAATALAGRYGIQAWQAFKARPPRPRMRRFYEGGFQPTMTRREAALILGVRESTVIEKVREAHRKVMIANHPDAGGSHYLASKINEAKDVMLGKTKNSGSAF, encoded by the exons ATGTCCGCCTATAATTCATCGAATTCTGAACAATCATCCGATATG GCTGCTCCACTTGTAGCTGGACTTTGTGTAGCTGCAACGGCTCTAGCGGGCAGATACGGAATTCAAGCCTGGCAAGCGTTTAAGGCAAGACCTCCTAGACCTAGAATGCGTAGATTCTATGAAGGTGGTTTTCAGCCAACTATGACGAGGCGTGAAGCTGCTCTCATTCTTGGTGTCAG GGAAAGTACAGTTATAGAAAAAGTAAGAGAAGCACACAGAAAGGTGATGATTGCAAACCACCCAGATGCAGGGGGCAGCCATTACTTGGCTTCAAAAATCAATGAAGCTAAAGATGTGATGCTCGGAAAAACGAAGAACAGCGGATCTGCTTTTTAA
- the LOC130827643 gene encoding low temperature-induced protein lt101.2: MGSETFVEVILAILLPPVGVFLRYGCGVEFWICLLLTILGYIPGIIYALYVLVA, encoded by the exons ATGGGATCAGAGACGTTTGTGGAAGTTATACTTGCAATTCTGCTACCTCCTGTTGGTGTTTTTCTTCGTTATGGTTGCGGG GTTGAATTCTGGATTTGTTTACTATTGACGATATTGGGTTATATTCCGGGAATAATATATGCTTTGTATGTGCTTGTTgcttaa